The following DNA comes from Streptomyces sp. NBC_00690.
GGCAGCGCCGATGCCATCACCTACTCCGTGGAGGACGACGGATCGGTGAGCGAGGCGGTGCAGTACGTGCTCGACTCCAAGCTGTGGAAGAACCTGCCCGCGGTCAAGGCCGGCAAGGTCTTCCCGCTCAAGTACACCGAAGCGGCCACCTACACCTCCGCCCTGAAGACCCTGGACGCCGTCGACGAGGCGCTCGCGCCGCTGCTCAAGCCATGAGCACGCCCCCACAGCACCACCGCCATGAGCCGCAGGGCCGCCAGGACCCGGGCGGCCGGGTCGCAGCCCACCACCGGGAAGGCCGCGGTATCGCCCGCATCGGGTACCCGATCGGCATCCGCACCGTCGAGGTCCTCCGCACAGAGCAGTTGAACCCGCACATGCTGCGGCTGACCCTCGGTGGGCCCGCGCTCGACGGCTTCCACACCCACCAGGCCGACGACCACGTCAAGCTCGTCTTCCCCGATGCGGACGGCGCGCTCCGGCTGCCCACCGCCAACGCGGAACTCGCCCTCGACTGGCCCCGCCCCCTGCCCACCACCCGTAAGTACACCGTCCGGCGCTTCGACGCCGACACCCGCGAACTGGACCTCGACTTCGTGGTCCACACCGGCGGCATCGCCTCCGAGTGGGCACGCGCGGCCCGGCCGGGCGATCAGATAGCGATCGCCGGCCCACCCGGAGCCAAGGCGTTCCCGCACGCGTACGACCACTACGTGTTCGCCGTCGACGCCACCGCCCTCCCTGCCGCCGCCCGCTGGTTGGAGGAGTCGTCGCAGGACGTCTCGGCGGACCTCGTGATCGAGACCGGCCACTCCGAGGAGCACGCCTATCCGCTCGCCCACCGCGACGGGGTGCGCATTACCCGCCTGGTGCGCGAGGACGACCGGTCGCACCTCGCGGCGACCGTCACCGCACTGACCCTCCCCACCTCGGCCACCTCGTCCGCTCCGCGGATCTTCCTGTTCGCAGCCGGCGAGGCGGAGGACATCAAACCCCTGCGCGCCTGGGCCAAGGGCCGGCTGGACGCCCTGTTCACGGGGTACTGGAAGCGCGGAGTCGCCGGCCTTGAGGACTGATCCGCCGACCGTCGCCGCGAAGACTGCTCCACACCCCGCCAGGGGAGCGGAGCAGTCTCCGGCGTCCGGGCCCGACCGCGCACCGGGGGAGGGGCCGGCCAAGGCCGTGTTCCTCCTCGCCGGTGTCGCCCTGCTGCTGCTCGTCGCCGGTGCGAGCGTCGGCATCGGCGCACAGACGGTCGCCCCCGCCGACATCTGGCGGTCCTTCACCGACTACACCGGCGCCGACCACCAACTGATCATCCGCGACATCCGGGTGCCCAGGACGGTCCTCGGCATCGGCGCCGGAGCCGCCCTCGCCGTCGCGGGCGCCCTGATGCAGACGCTGACCCGCAACCCCCTCGCCGAACCCGGCATCCTCGGTGTGACCGCGGGCGCGGGCTTCGCCATCACCCTGGGCACCGTCTTCGGGATCGCGCGGTCCCAGCCGGCGCAGTTGGCGTTGGCTCTCCTCGGAGCGCTGCTCGCCGCGCTCGCCGTCCACTTCGTGGGGCGGACCTCGCCACTGCGGCTGGTCCTCGCGGGCATCGCCCTCAGTTCCGTACTCGCCGGCGTATCGCTCGGGTTGCGGCTGGTGTTCCCGGATGTCTTCGACCACTTCCGGTTCTGGGCCGTCGGTTCACTGGCCGGGCGGGAGCAACTGCCGATAGCCCTGCCGATGCTCACCATCGCCGCCGCACTCATCGCGGCGATGGCCCTCACCAAGGCCCTGAACGCCCTGTCGTTGGGGGAGGACGTCGCCCACGCACTCGGCATCCACGTCGTACGCTCCCGGATCGCGGTCCTCGCGGTGATCACCGTGCTCGCCGGCGCCGCCACCGCGGTGGCCGGGCCGATCGTCTTCCTGGGACTGATGGTTCCGCACATCGCCCGACGGCTGGCCGGCGCCTCCGTGCCCTGGCTCATGGCGTACTCACTCGTCCTGGGCCCGGTGCTGCTGCTGGTCTCCGACATCGGCGCCCGAGTGGTGCTCACCACCGGTGAAGTGCCCGTGGCCGTCATCACCGCCTTCCTCGGCGCCCCGGTCCTCATCTGGACCGTCCGCCGCCACGGGGCGATGGCCCCATGAACCTGCTCACCCAAGACGCTCCGGCGCTGCCGAGGGCCTTCGGCCCCGAACGTCGTACGGTCATGGGCTGTGCGGTGCTCCTCGCCGTACTTCTGGTGCTCGCCGTCGCCGGCCTGTGCCGGGGGGACACCTGGAACACCCCGCTGGAAGCACTCGCCGCGCTCACCGGACGGGGTGAGTCCGTGGTCGTCGTACAGGAATGGCGACTGCCCCGCGTCACCGCGGGAATCGCCTTCGGCGCGCTCCTCGGCTGCGCGGGCGCCGTCTTCCAGAACCTCACCCGCAATGCGCTGGGCAGCCCGGACGTCATCGGCCTCGACGCCGGCGCCTACACCGGCGCCCTCGTCGCGATCACCGTGCTCGCCGGGACCTCCGCACAACTCGCCGTCGGCTCGGTCATGGGTGGACTCCTGGCCGCTGCGGTCATCGTGCTGCTGTCGGTGCGCTCCGGGATCAGCGGGATGCGGCTCATCGTCATCGGCATCGCGGTCAACGCCATGCTCACCGCGTTCAACTCCTGGATCGTGCTCCGCGCCGAACTCGACGTCGCCTTCGCCGCCGCCGGCTGGAGCGCGGGTTCCCTCAACGGCATCGGCTGGGACGACCTCACCCTGCCCCTGTGCGTTGCCGTGGCACTCGCGGCACTGCTCGTCGGGGTCTCCCGCGCCATGCACCAGACCGCGCTGGGCGATGAACTCGCCATCACCTCCGGCGTCAGCCTGGGCCGACACCGAATGCTGACCATCGTCGCCGGAGTGGGGTGCACCGCCATCGTGACCGCCGTCGCAGGACCGATTGCCTTCATCGCGCTGGCCGCACCCCAGATCGGCCGCCGTCTCACCGCGGCGCCCGGCGTGCCCCTGCTGCCGTCCGCCCTGACCGGCGCGGTGCTGCTGTTGGCAGCCGACCTGGTCGCCCAGACCCTCATCGCCCCCATCGCGCTCCCGGTCGGAGTGGTGACGACCGCGATCGGCGGGCTCTATCTGCTCTGGCTGCTCATCAAGGAAGTCAACCGACCGTGACCGCACGACTGACCGCACAGGACCTCACTCTGGCCTACGGCGACCGGACGGTCGCCACCCATCTCACGCTCACCGTCCCCGACGGCGCGTTCACCGCGATCGTGGGCGCCAACGCCTCGGGCAAGTCAACCCTGCTGAGGGCCTTCGTCCGGCTGCTCAAGCCCACTGCCGGAACGGTCTCCTTCGACGGGCGTGACATCGCCGTCTACAAGCCCAAGGCGATCGCGCAGCAGATCGGATTCCTCCCCCAGGAACTCACCGCGCCGGACAACCTCCTGGTGCGCCAACTGATCGCCAGGGGACGCTTCCCACACCGCTCGGCGCTCTCGCTCGGCACCGCCGATGATGAACGCGCCGTGCGGGAGGCGATGGCGGCGGCCGGTGTCACCGAACTGGCGAACCGCCAGGTCACCGAGCTCTCCGGGGGGCAGCGCCAACGTGTCTGGGTGGCGATGGTGCTGGCGCAGGAGACCCCGTATCTGCTTCTCGACGAGCCGACGACCTTCCTCGACCTGGCCCATCAGTACCAGTTGCTGGCCCTGCTGGCTGAGCTCCGGGACAAGGGGAGGACGGTGATAGCGGTGCTCCACGACATCAACCAGGCGTGCCGGTTCGCCGATCATCTGGTGGCGATGAAGGAGGGCCGTGTCTTTGCCGAGGGGCCACCGTCCGAGATCGTTGACGCGCCCTTGATCGAAGAGGTCCTCGGGCTGCCCAACGTCGTCGTGCCGGACCCGGTGACCGGTACCCCGATGGTGGTCCCCGTCACCTGACAGCCGCCTCCCGGCAGGGCCTGCCCCGATCCCCCGCCATCTGACAGCCGCCTCCCGACCCCGCCCGCGCCGATCCCCCGACCCCGACCCGCGCCGGTGGACGCAGCCGTGGAGCCGTCGGTACGAAGCCGGCTGCGGGTGGTGCGAGATCCGGCCCCTCTGGGCGGACACCCACCCGCGGCGCAGGCGCATCCGGCCGTGTTGTCAGCGCACCTACGGCTGTGCGTGCCCTCCTGAGGACCGTGGCGGGTGCGCGGTATCCGCAGGACCGGGCGGCATCAGCAAAGCGGAATCACTCCCTCCGGCGTGGGTGGCAAGGCGTATTCAGGACGCCTCCACACAGTCCATTAGTCGTTGTGCGCACATGGGCACCCTGGCGGCCGGGTGCGGCTTGGCCGACGATGGGGCCGCCGGTGGACTCCCACCGACGGCGGTGGGCCGGGGTAGGCGAAGGGAGTCTCGATGAACGAAGAGATCGAGCAGGTAGAGGAAGCCGAACTGCCCGAGTTCGCGCTGATGGTCGACCTCCCTGACTAGAGAGCTGGCGCAACGTCCACAGTGCGGCGGACCTCTTCGGTCCGTCGCACGTCGGGCCGCCCCGCAGCCGGACACCCCTGCCGTCCCCGATCAAACCGGGGCAGTCCCCCCGTACGACACCCTGTGCCCGCCCGTTGCCGTACCGCCGCGGACCCGGTGGCCGGCACTCGTCGGAGCTCATGTGCTTCAGGGTGCGACCCGGGCCGCCCGCACCACCCACAGCACCGTTCGAAGGCCGAGGAGGGGGCGGTATGCACGTAGAGCCGGATGCGGTGGACGCCGTCGACGAACGCATCGGACTGCTGAAGCTCCTGCGTGATGTGCTCGAACGGGCGGGGCTGGTGCCACCATCGGACGATCGACTGCACCACCCGGCCGCCGTGGACGCCGTACACACCGCACAACGCGCCCTGCGGTCAGGGCGGCTCGACGACGACCGACGGCAGAGCGTGCAGGACGTCCTCGATCGACTTCCGCCGCCCGCCTTCGGACCGGCCGCACCACAGAGCCACCTCCACCGCAGTGTGATGCGCGCCCTGCGCTCGATCCCGCCTCGCCAGGACGCCGACGGAGCACCGGTCACCATCGACATCGCGCCCTGGCGACCCGCGGAACACGAGGTGTTGAACCGGACGGTCACCCTGCTCGACCGGATCTGGCCCGAGTCCCTCGCCGAACTGCGGGCCACGGTCATGGAGATCGCCCTGCTCACCGGCAATGCGATCAACGGGTACACCGACTTCACCGTCCACGGCACCGTATTGATCAACCGTACGCGGCTGACCGACGCCGCCGACGGGCTGCCCGGGCCGGTGCGCTTCGCCGAAGCCCTCGTGCATGAGGGCGCCCACACCCGGTGCAACGCCGCCGCCGTGGCCGACCCCTTCCTCCAGCCCGAACCGGCCGCGGACTCCGGCCCTTCGAGCGGACACGTCCTGGTCGCGACACCGCTCCGAGCCGACTTCCGACCGCTGAGCGGCCTCTTCCAACAGACCGTCGTC
Coding sequences within:
- a CDS encoding ABC transporter ATP-binding protein, whose amino-acid sequence is MTARLTAQDLTLAYGDRTVATHLTLTVPDGAFTAIVGANASGKSTLLRAFVRLLKPTAGTVSFDGRDIAVYKPKAIAQQIGFLPQELTAPDNLLVRQLIARGRFPHRSALSLGTADDERAVREAMAAAGVTELANRQVTELSGGQRQRVWVAMVLAQETPYLLLDEPTTFLDLAHQYQLLALLAELRDKGRTVIAVLHDINQACRFADHLVAMKEGRVFAEGPPSEIVDAPLIEEVLGLPNVVVPDPVTGTPMVVPVT
- a CDS encoding aKG-HExxH-type peptide beta-hydroxylase, whose amino-acid sequence is MHVEPDAVDAVDERIGLLKLLRDVLERAGLVPPSDDRLHHPAAVDAVHTAQRALRSGRLDDDRRQSVQDVLDRLPPPAFGPAAPQSHLHRSVMRALRSIPPRQDADGAPVTIDIAPWRPAEHEVLNRTVTLLDRIWPESLAELRATVMEIALLTGNAINGYTDFTVHGTVLINRTRLTDAADGLPGPVRFAEALVHEGAHTRCNAAAVADPFLQPEPAADSGPSSGHVLVATPLRADFRPLSGLFQQTVVLARSVQLYRRLDDHHPAIDTRRTRLLDSADQAVTTLTAHTGALTPRGRKVLAECAAVLGSQR
- a CDS encoding FecCD family ABC transporter permease: MNLLTQDAPALPRAFGPERRTVMGCAVLLAVLLVLAVAGLCRGDTWNTPLEALAALTGRGESVVVVQEWRLPRVTAGIAFGALLGCAGAVFQNLTRNALGSPDVIGLDAGAYTGALVAITVLAGTSAQLAVGSVMGGLLAAAVIVLLSVRSGISGMRLIVIGIAVNAMLTAFNSWIVLRAELDVAFAAAGWSAGSLNGIGWDDLTLPLCVAVALAALLVGVSRAMHQTALGDELAITSGVSLGRHRMLTIVAGVGCTAIVTAVAGPIAFIALAAPQIGRRLTAAPGVPLLPSALTGAVLLLAADLVAQTLIAPIALPVGVVTTAIGGLYLLWLLIKEVNRP
- a CDS encoding FecCD family ABC transporter permease, with the translated sequence MRTDPPTVAAKTAPHPARGAEQSPASGPDRAPGEGPAKAVFLLAGVALLLLVAGASVGIGAQTVAPADIWRSFTDYTGADHQLIIRDIRVPRTVLGIGAGAALAVAGALMQTLTRNPLAEPGILGVTAGAGFAITLGTVFGIARSQPAQLALALLGALLAALAVHFVGRTSPLRLVLAGIALSSVLAGVSLGLRLVFPDVFDHFRFWAVGSLAGREQLPIALPMLTIAAALIAAMALTKALNALSLGEDVAHALGIHVVRSRIAVLAVITVLAGAATAVAGPIVFLGLMVPHIARRLAGASVPWLMAYSLVLGPVLLLVSDIGARVVLTTGEVPVAVITAFLGAPVLIWTVRRHGAMAP
- a CDS encoding siderophore-interacting protein; this translates as MSTPPQHHRHEPQGRQDPGGRVAAHHREGRGIARIGYPIGIRTVEVLRTEQLNPHMLRLTLGGPALDGFHTHQADDHVKLVFPDADGALRLPTANAELALDWPRPLPTTRKYTVRRFDADTRELDLDFVVHTGGIASEWARAARPGDQIAIAGPPGAKAFPHAYDHYVFAVDATALPAAARWLEESSQDVSADLVIETGHSEEHAYPLAHRDGVRITRLVREDDRSHLAATVTALTLPTSATSSAPRIFLFAAGEAEDIKPLRAWAKGRLDALFTGYWKRGVAGLED